A genomic stretch from Achromobacter spanius includes:
- a CDS encoding DNA-binding response regulator, with the protein MNDLLDLIVFSPDPDQRVRRSDALAEMGFSPRRCEDSNGLFRLFQARRTPLLVMEAELTDLCMAVAGLRAMDTTAGIIAVSNFDSPENRILGLHCGADACFQHDVATAEIAAALQALVRRVPATGRRPAMPEPDPRAATLPPAAEATGKWQFHDAAWTLVSPQGTRVSLTLAEREFLLKLTTSADKRLPRGDASGSDAQIGRESVRRNDVVVSRLRRKAQDLNVELPIRTVWGWGYAFTGDI; encoded by the coding sequence ATGAATGACCTACTAGACCTGATCGTCTTCTCACCCGATCCCGACCAACGCGTGCGCCGCAGCGACGCACTGGCCGAGATGGGATTCTCGCCACGCCGGTGCGAGGACTCCAATGGCCTGTTCCGCCTGTTCCAGGCGCGCCGCACGCCATTGCTTGTGATGGAGGCCGAACTAACGGATCTCTGCATGGCCGTCGCAGGTCTGCGCGCCATGGACACCACCGCGGGCATCATCGCCGTGTCCAACTTTGATTCGCCCGAAAACCGCATCCTGGGCCTGCATTGCGGCGCCGACGCCTGCTTTCAGCATGACGTGGCCACCGCGGAAATCGCCGCCGCCTTGCAAGCCCTGGTACGCCGCGTGCCCGCCACGGGCCGCCGTCCCGCCATGCCCGAGCCCGATCCACGTGCCGCCACCCTGCCACCGGCAGCGGAAGCCACGGGCAAATGGCAGTTCCACGACGCCGCCTGGACCTTGGTCAGCCCGCAAGGTACGCGCGTGTCGCTGACGTTGGCCGAACGCGAATTCCTGCTGAAGCTGACCACTTCGGCCGACAAGCGCCTGCCGCGCGGCGATGCGTCCGGCTCCGACGCGCAGATCGGCCGGGAATCGGTCCGCCGCAACGATGTCGTGGTCAGCCGGCTACGACGCAAGGCGCAGGACCTGAACGTGGAGTTGCCGATCCGCACCGTCTGGGGTTGGGGCTACGCCTTCACTGGCGACATCTGA
- a CDS encoding HlyD family secretion protein — translation MRTRPALLRFLPGLPVLTLLLAGCGQDSTPFYQGYVEGDYVYVASSEAGRLDALAVKRGQQVSVDAPLFTLEATRERAARDEANAQLAAATAQLEDIATGKRPAEIDVSRAQLAQAEAASRRSAAQLQRDTAQFRIGGIARAQLDDSREQAQSDAARVRELRAQLEVANLPGRDDQRRAQTAQVTAARAALAQAEWTLAQKQLGAPAAGQVFDTMYRVGEWVPAGSPVVSLLPPGNVKVRFFVPETVVGTLKSGQTATLRCDGCGDPIPVHIDYVSDQAEYTPPVIYSRESRSKLVYMVEARPAPDAAARLHPGQPVEATLQ, via the coding sequence ATGCGCACCCGCCCTGCCCTGCTTCGATTCCTGCCCGGCCTGCCGGTGTTGACCTTGCTGTTGGCCGGCTGCGGTCAGGACAGCACGCCGTTCTACCAGGGCTACGTGGAGGGCGACTACGTGTATGTGGCCTCGTCCGAAGCCGGCCGCCTGGATGCGCTGGCCGTCAAGCGCGGGCAGCAGGTCAGCGTCGACGCGCCGCTGTTTACGCTGGAGGCCACACGCGAACGCGCTGCCCGCGATGAGGCCAACGCGCAGTTGGCGGCGGCCACCGCGCAGTTGGAAGACATCGCCACCGGCAAGCGGCCGGCGGAAATCGACGTCAGCCGCGCGCAACTGGCGCAAGCCGAGGCCGCCAGCCGCCGCTCGGCCGCGCAACTGCAACGCGACACGGCGCAGTTCCGCATCGGCGGCATTGCCCGCGCGCAGTTGGACGACAGCCGTGAACAGGCGCAGTCGGACGCCGCCCGCGTGCGCGAACTGCGCGCGCAACTGGAAGTGGCCAACCTGCCCGGCCGCGACGACCAGCGCCGCGCGCAGACCGCGCAAGTTACGGCCGCGCGCGCCGCGCTGGCGCAGGCGGAATGGACCTTGGCGCAAAAGCAGTTGGGCGCGCCGGCCGCGGGCCAAGTGTTCGACACGATGTACCGCGTGGGCGAATGGGTCCCCGCGGGCAGCCCCGTGGTCAGCCTGCTGCCACCCGGCAATGTGAAGGTGCGCTTCTTCGTGCCCGAAACCGTGGTCGGTACGCTAAAGAGCGGCCAAACCGCCACGCTGCGCTGCGACGGCTGCGGCGACCCCATCCCCGTGCATATCGACTACGTGTCTGACCAGGCCGAATACACCCCACCCGTCATCTACAGCCGCGAAAGCCGCAGCAAACTGGTCTACATGGTGGAAGCGCGCCCCGCGCCGGACGCCGCGGCGCGGCTGCATCCTGGGCAACCGGTCGAGGCAACGCTGCAATGA
- a CDS encoding FUSC family protein, which translates to MTPAVFRSKIARGANMRWLMNLAHMEPSPVSPWVAARAALAIGLPTAVGLALEQSGPAALVALGALPAITGDNGGPYRNRALSIGCAVFGSALGYLLGNLVAGHGLWTAAAMTVLVLVASLVGTFNNIAAVATLQFAVYVIVGSSLTSTLPPWLPSVLVGMGGLFGLALTLVGWVVHPIAPERAAVAQAYRKLATLLAAIGTSRTMVARRDMEAAMTTAYDTVLAARGRAAGPSPRLARLAAQLQACTPLANTALALARAGRVLPPACARVMNHLADRVEHDQVPAPGDDIAALRHAGMPQLADALAQAEPLLTGASTPEANPEAPLAPVRPRTPWRVLARTYRPGPTTVRYLIRLGLCLVAAEAVALAASLPRSYWVPLIVVVIFKPNFGSVFARALQSCGGSVVGVAISATVLAVDQNGIASVLTVAALAALLPWSIRRNYGLFSALLVPILVLLIGALQPGTWTIALARLLDVGVAAGIVLLVGYLPWIRIERNNLDHAVATSMDTLAAYVNTVFQEAPAKRHVLRARAYASLSDLRIALQRGLSEPRLVSRRALAWWPVEVALERVANAVSDTAWSLPADQPIPSAAEVGQLAHALHALSVAVTEGAAPPVAAIATPSAALADVAAEIENLRAVLAGPDFAIAPLAALPKRRSTHPLTPPPHQV; encoded by the coding sequence ATGACGCCCGCCGTGTTCCGCTCCAAGATCGCACGCGGCGCCAACATGCGCTGGCTGATGAACCTGGCGCACATGGAGCCGTCACCCGTCAGCCCCTGGGTGGCGGCGCGGGCTGCGCTGGCCATCGGCTTGCCGACGGCCGTAGGTCTGGCGCTTGAGCAAAGCGGCCCCGCCGCGCTGGTCGCGCTAGGCGCGCTGCCGGCCATCACCGGCGACAACGGAGGCCCTTACCGCAACCGGGCGCTGTCCATCGGCTGCGCCGTGTTCGGCAGCGCGCTGGGCTATTTGCTGGGCAACCTGGTGGCCGGACACGGGCTGTGGACGGCGGCCGCCATGACCGTGCTGGTGCTCGTCGCCAGTCTGGTGGGCACCTTCAACAACATCGCGGCGGTCGCCACGCTGCAATTCGCGGTGTACGTCATCGTGGGTTCCAGCCTGACGTCCACCCTGCCGCCCTGGCTGCCTTCGGTGCTGGTGGGCATGGGCGGGCTGTTTGGCCTGGCGCTGACGCTGGTGGGCTGGGTCGTACACCCGATTGCCCCCGAACGCGCCGCCGTCGCGCAGGCCTACCGCAAGCTGGCCACCCTGCTCGCCGCGATCGGCACATCGCGCACCATGGTGGCCCGGCGCGACATGGAAGCGGCGATGACCACCGCCTACGACACGGTGTTGGCGGCCCGTGGACGCGCGGCCGGGCCGTCTCCGCGCCTGGCTCGCCTGGCGGCGCAACTTCAGGCCTGCACGCCGCTGGCCAATACCGCGCTGGCGCTGGCCCGCGCCGGCCGTGTCCTGCCGCCGGCCTGCGCGCGCGTCATGAACCATCTGGCCGACAGGGTGGAACATGATCAAGTCCCCGCCCCCGGCGACGACATTGCGGCCTTGCGCCACGCCGGCATGCCGCAACTGGCGGATGCGCTGGCGCAGGCCGAGCCCTTGCTGACCGGCGCCAGCACGCCCGAGGCGAACCCCGAGGCCCCGCTTGCGCCGGTGCGCCCGCGCACGCCATGGCGGGTGCTTGCACGCACCTACCGCCCCGGTCCAACCACCGTGCGCTACCTGATCCGGCTGGGCCTGTGTCTGGTCGCCGCCGAGGCTGTGGCGCTAGCCGCGTCGCTGCCGCGTTCGTACTGGGTGCCCTTGATTGTGGTGGTGATCTTCAAGCCCAACTTCGGCTCGGTATTCGCGCGGGCGCTGCAAAGCTGCGGCGGCAGCGTGGTGGGCGTGGCCATCAGCGCCACCGTGCTCGCGGTGGACCAGAACGGCATCGCCAGCGTGCTGACGGTGGCGGCGCTGGCGGCCTTGCTGCCTTGGTCCATCCGCCGCAATTACGGGCTGTTTTCCGCCCTTCTGGTGCCGATCCTGGTGTTGCTGATCGGCGCCTTGCAGCCCGGCACCTGGACCATCGCGCTGGCGCGCCTGCTGGATGTGGGCGTGGCGGCCGGCATCGTGCTGCTGGTGGGTTACCTGCCGTGGATCCGCATCGAGCGCAACAACCTGGACCACGCCGTCGCCACCTCGATGGACACGCTGGCCGCTTACGTCAACACCGTGTTCCAGGAGGCCCCCGCCAAGCGCCACGTCCTGCGCGCCCGCGCCTATGCAAGCCTGTCGGACTTGCGCATCGCGTTGCAGCGCGGCCTGTCGGAGCCGCGTTTGGTCAGCCGCCGCGCGCTGGCCTGGTGGCCGGTGGAAGTGGCGCTGGAGCGCGTGGCCAACGCCGTGTCGGATACGGCCTGGTCGCTGCCTGCCGACCAGCCCATTCCCAGCGCCGCCGAGGTCGGGCAACTGGCGCACGCCTTGCATGCCTTGAGCGTCGCGGTGACGGAAGGCGCGGCCCCGCCTGTTGCGGCCATCGCCACCCCCTCGGCAGCACTGGCCGACGTGGCCGCCGAAATAGAAAACTTGCGCGCTGTGCTGGCCGGCCCGGACTTTGCCATCGCGCCCCTCGCCGCCTTGCCCAAGCGCCGCTCCACCCATCCCCTTACCCCTCCACCCCACCAGGTCTGA
- a CDS encoding YbaK/prolyl-tRNA synthetase associated domain-containing protein — MKVFERLQALLAQHHARHRLINHPAAGRSVEVAAIRGTEVSQGAKALVCRVKISSNVRKHVLAVFPADKQADLDAIARAAGGKKASLASQELARELTGCEIGAIPPFSFNPDLHLLVDPSLRTRHDEIVFNAGRLDASILLNTEDYFRLAAPDEAPLIKA; from the coding sequence ATGAAAGTCTTCGAACGCCTGCAAGCGCTGCTTGCCCAGCACCACGCGCGCCACCGCCTGATCAACCATCCCGCCGCCGGCCGTTCGGTGGAAGTGGCCGCCATCCGTGGCACCGAAGTCAGCCAGGGCGCCAAGGCACTGGTTTGCCGCGTGAAGATCTCGTCGAACGTGCGCAAGCACGTGCTGGCCGTTTTCCCCGCCGACAAGCAGGCCGACCTGGACGCCATCGCGCGCGCCGCGGGCGGCAAGAAGGCGTCGCTAGCCTCACAGGAACTGGCGCGCGAACTGACCGGCTGCGAAATCGGCGCCATCCCGCCGTTCTCTTTCAACCCCGACCTGCACCTGCTGGTGGACCCCAGCCTGCGCACGCGCCACGATGAAATCGTGTTCAACGCGGGGCGGCTGGATGCGTCCATCCTGCTGAACACGGAAGACTATTTCCGGCTGGCGGCGCCCGATGAAGCGCCGCTGATCAAGGCCTGA
- a CDS encoding NADP-dependent oxidoreductase → MTQSPSINRRIVLAARPHGEPSDSDFRLETGDVPQPGPGQVLLRTVYLSLDPYMRGRMSDAPSYAEPVQIGQPMVGGTVTRVQASNHPDYKPGEWVLAQSGWQDYALSDGAGLLRLGPKPQHPSYSLGVLGMPGFTGYMGLLDIGQPKAGETVVVAAASGAVGAVVGQIAKIHGCKVVGIAGGADKCRYVVDELGFDDCLDHKSPDLPGRLARAVPQGIDVYFENVGGAVFDAVLPLLNPRARVPVCGLISAYNATSLPDGPDRLALLMRNILTKRLKVQGFIIFNEYAHRYGEFREAMEGLIAQGRIKYREDVVDGLENAPRGLIGLLKGENAGKRIVRVGPDE, encoded by the coding sequence ATGACGCAATCCCCGTCGATCAACCGCCGCATCGTGCTTGCCGCTCGCCCGCATGGCGAGCCCTCCGATAGCGATTTCCGCCTGGAAACGGGCGATGTCCCGCAGCCCGGCCCAGGCCAGGTGCTGCTGCGCACCGTGTACCTGTCTCTGGATCCCTATATGCGCGGCCGCATGAGCGACGCGCCGTCCTACGCCGAACCCGTGCAGATCGGCCAGCCCATGGTCGGCGGCACGGTGACCCGCGTGCAGGCGTCCAATCACCCTGATTACAAACCTGGCGAATGGGTGCTGGCCCAATCCGGCTGGCAGGACTATGCCTTGTCCGACGGCGCCGGCTTGCTGCGCCTGGGCCCCAAGCCGCAGCATCCGTCGTATTCGCTGGGCGTGCTGGGCATGCCCGGTTTCACGGGCTACATGGGGTTGCTGGACATCGGCCAGCCCAAGGCCGGCGAAACCGTGGTGGTGGCCGCGGCCAGCGGCGCGGTGGGCGCGGTGGTGGGACAGATCGCGAAAATTCACGGCTGCAAGGTGGTTGGCATTGCGGGCGGCGCGGACAAATGCCGCTACGTGGTCGACGAACTGGGCTTTGACGACTGCCTGGATCACAAGTCGCCCGACTTGCCCGGCCGTCTGGCGCGCGCCGTGCCGCAAGGCATTGACGTGTATTTCGAGAACGTGGGCGGCGCGGTCTTTGATGCCGTGCTGCCGCTGCTGAACCCGCGCGCCCGCGTGCCGGTCTGCGGCCTGATCTCGGCCTACAACGCCACCAGCCTGCCTGATGGCCCGGACCGTTTGGCGCTGTTGATGCGCAACATCCTGACCAAGCGGCTGAAGGTGCAGGGCTTCATCATCTTCAACGAATACGCGCATCGCTATGGCGAATTCCGCGAAGCGATGGAAGGGCTGATTGCGCAGGGCCGCATCAAGTATCGCGAAGACGTGGTCGACGGCCTTGAGAACGCGCCGCGCGGCCTGATCGGGCTGCTCAAGGGCGAAAACGCCGGCAAGCGCATTGTGCGCGTCGGCCCGGATGAATAA
- a CDS encoding TetR/AcrR family transcriptional regulator → MCPTPSAPTRRPGRPARAAGPDNAAMRAQLLDIATGLFAAQGVAATTIAQIAQRANVTPAMLHYYFKSRDQLIDAVVLERVVPVIGYVWAPVRLASEAEPDTAIDPVLKPAIDPDPAPDMDPATAARGYLTEIVNRIVQSATQRPWLPALWMHEVVNEGGQLRERVLPHLPTDRLAAFAGMIGQAQHQGAITPGVEPRLVFLSILGLTLLPLATSNLWRRIWQGDAQAQAIDTQAIAAHAIAMLTGGLFSPPGPSSETARP, encoded by the coding sequence ATGTGCCCAACCCCTTCCGCCCCCACCCGCCGGCCCGGCCGCCCCGCGCGTGCCGCAGGCCCCGACAACGCCGCCATGCGCGCCCAACTGCTGGACATCGCCACCGGCCTGTTTGCCGCGCAGGGCGTGGCGGCCACCACCATCGCGCAGATCGCCCAACGCGCCAACGTCACGCCGGCGATGCTGCACTACTACTTCAAAAGCCGCGACCAACTGATTGATGCCGTGGTGCTGGAACGGGTGGTGCCGGTCATTGGCTATGTTTGGGCCCCGGTACGGCTGGCCTCCGAGGCGGAGCCGGATACCGCTATTGACCCCGTCCTTAAGCCCGCCATTGACCCCGACCCTGCCCCCGACATGGACCCCGCCACGGCGGCGCGCGGTTACCTGACGGAAATTGTGAATCGCATCGTGCAGAGCGCCACGCAACGGCCGTGGCTACCCGCGTTGTGGATGCATGAAGTGGTGAATGAAGGCGGGCAACTGCGCGAACGGGTGCTGCCCCATCTGCCCACCGACCGGCTGGCCGCCTTTGCCGGGATGATCGGCCAGGCCCAGCATCAGGGCGCCATCACGCCCGGCGTCGAACCCAGGCTGGTGTTTCTTTCCATTCTTGGCCTGACCCTGTTGCCGCTTGCCACGTCCAACTTGTGGCGCCGCATCTGGCAAGGCGACGCGCAGGCGCAGGCCATCGACACCCAGGCGATCGCGGCGCACGCCATCGCCATGCTGACCGGTGGTCTGTTTTCGCCGCCTGGCCCGTCTTCCGAAACCGCTCGCCCATGA
- a CDS encoding efflux transporter outer membrane subunit, whose translation MLAIGLPALITGCAVGPDFKAPPAPDATSYTAHDDDAMPPGAQRLQAGVDIPAQWWRLFQSDALDQPVRQALEASPTLAQARAKLRQASEDLNAEAGGRLLPSVDLDLSAKRQKVDPSAYGVPVAELPPPFTLYNASINVSYTLDVFGGNRRALEGMAAQVDYQAHELQAARMSLAANVVTASIRQADLSERLAATRDLLATQVRQQDIMRQRVAAGGIAEADLSNQELLVAQTRATLPPLEKQLSETTHQLAVYLGLPPAALRTPPLRLADLHLPADIPTGVPSALTRQRPDILAAEALWRQASADVGVATANQYPQFTLTASFGSQRTRAGDLSDGVNVWSLGLGLVQPLFHGGELRARKRSAEAAYEAAAAAYQQTVLDGFRQVADALRAVQTDADSYAAYDDAWRRAKDAERIAQGRYQAGGISHQSLLDSQRQLLQTRIARTEADAARYGDTAALLQALGGGWWNEPAAPPAATQSSVSAPLTARP comes from the coding sequence ATGCTGGCGATCGGCCTGCCAGCCCTGATCACGGGCTGCGCGGTCGGGCCCGACTTCAAGGCACCCCCAGCGCCAGACGCCACGTCCTACACGGCGCACGACGACGACGCCATGCCCCCTGGCGCGCAGCGCTTGCAAGCCGGCGTCGACATTCCCGCGCAATGGTGGCGGCTGTTCCAGTCCGACGCGCTGGATCAACCGGTCCGCCAGGCGCTGGAAGCCAGCCCTACGCTTGCCCAGGCGCGCGCCAAGCTGCGCCAGGCCAGCGAAGACCTGAACGCCGAAGCGGGCGGCCGCCTGTTGCCGTCGGTGGACCTCGATCTGTCCGCCAAGCGGCAGAAGGTGGATCCCTCCGCCTACGGCGTGCCGGTAGCGGAATTGCCGCCGCCGTTCACGCTCTACAACGCCTCGATCAATGTGTCCTACACGCTGGACGTGTTCGGCGGCAACCGACGGGCGCTGGAAGGCATGGCGGCGCAGGTGGACTATCAGGCGCACGAATTGCAGGCAGCGCGCATGTCGCTGGCCGCCAATGTGGTCACGGCGTCCATCCGCCAGGCCGACCTGTCTGAACGGCTGGCCGCCACCCGCGACCTGCTGGCCACGCAAGTGCGCCAGCAAGACATCATGCGGCAACGCGTGGCGGCGGGCGGCATTGCAGAGGCCGACCTGAGCAACCAGGAACTGCTGGTGGCCCAGACCCGCGCCACGCTGCCACCGCTGGAAAAGCAGTTGTCGGAAACCACGCATCAGTTGGCGGTGTACCTTGGCCTGCCGCCCGCCGCGCTGCGCACGCCGCCCCTGCGCCTGGCCGACCTGCATCTGCCCGCCGACATTCCCACCGGTGTACCGTCCGCGCTGACGCGCCAGCGCCCCGACATCCTGGCCGCCGAGGCGCTGTGGCGCCAGGCATCCGCCGACGTGGGCGTGGCCACCGCCAACCAGTACCCGCAGTTCACGCTCACGGCCAGTTTTGGCTCGCAGCGCACGCGCGCGGGCGACTTGTCCGACGGTGTAAACGTGTGGAGCTTGGGACTGGGGCTGGTGCAACCGCTGTTTCATGGCGGCGAGCTACGCGCGCGCAAGCGTTCCGCCGAAGCGGCCTACGAGGCTGCGGCGGCCGCCTACCAGCAAACGGTGCTGGACGGATTCCGCCAGGTTGCCGACGCCCTGCGCGCGGTACAAACCGATGCCGACAGCTACGCCGCCTATGACGACGCCTGGCGCCGCGCCAAGGACGCCGAACGCATCGCGCAGGGCCGTTACCAGGCAGGCGGCATCAGCCACCAAAGCCTGCTGGACAGCCAACGGCAGCTATTGCAGACGCGGATTGCGCGCACCGAGGCGGATGCGGCCCGCTACGGCGACACCGCGGCGTTGTTGCAAGCCCTGGGCGGCGGCTGGTGGAACGAGCCCGCAGCCCCGCCGGCGGCAACGCAATCCAGCGTGTCTGCCCCCCTGACCGCGAGGCCCTGA
- a CDS encoding ABC transporter permease yields MMRAMQGFSWARWWSMVLKEFLQLRRDRITFGMIVGLPIMQLALFGYAINTDPKQMPTAVITADHSPFTRSFIAAMKSSDYFHITEELDNEEAGRAALAQGRVLFVVTIPPDFSRRLLRGERPALLIEADATDPMATGMAIGAATQLTQAVAQKDLTGPLAGLAGGQPPFDVRVHQLYNEEQISQYNTVPGLMGVILTMTLVMMTGLAMTRERERGTMENLLSMPVRPLEVMTGKIVPYIAIGLIQATIILLAAHFVFHVPILGSLLSVYLAALLFVAANLTVGITLSSLAQNQLQAMQLTMFYFLPNMLLSGFMFPFQGMPMWAQYLGNLLPLTHFNRLIRGILLKGNGWWDLWPSIWPLMLFTAVVMTAAVKFYRRTLD; encoded by the coding sequence ATGATGCGCGCCATGCAAGGCTTTTCCTGGGCGCGCTGGTGGAGCATGGTGCTGAAGGAATTTCTGCAACTGCGCCGCGACCGCATCACCTTCGGCATGATCGTGGGCCTGCCCATCATGCAGTTGGCGCTGTTTGGCTATGCCATCAACACCGACCCCAAGCAGATGCCCACGGCGGTCATCACGGCCGACCACAGCCCCTTCACACGCAGCTTCATCGCGGCGATGAAGTCGTCCGACTACTTCCACATCACCGAAGAGCTGGACAACGAAGAAGCCGGCCGCGCCGCGCTGGCACAAGGGCGCGTGCTGTTCGTGGTGACCATTCCGCCGGACTTTTCGCGCCGGCTGTTGCGCGGCGAACGCCCCGCCCTGCTGATCGAGGCGGACGCCACCGACCCCATGGCCACCGGCATGGCGATCGGCGCGGCCACGCAGCTGACGCAGGCCGTGGCGCAAAAAGACCTGACCGGGCCGCTGGCGGGCTTGGCGGGCGGGCAGCCGCCTTTCGACGTGCGCGTGCACCAGCTCTACAACGAAGAGCAGATCTCGCAATACAACACGGTGCCCGGCCTGATGGGCGTGATATTGACAATGACCTTGGTGATGATGACGGGCCTGGCCATGACGCGCGAACGCGAGCGGGGCACGATGGAAAACCTGCTGTCGATGCCGGTGCGCCCGCTGGAGGTCATGACCGGCAAGATCGTGCCCTACATCGCCATCGGGCTGATCCAGGCCACCATCATCCTGCTGGCCGCGCATTTCGTCTTCCATGTGCCGATCCTCGGCAGCCTGTTGTCCGTGTACCTGGCGGCGCTGCTGTTCGTGGCGGCGAACCTGACGGTGGGCATCACGCTGTCGTCGCTGGCGCAGAACCAGTTGCAGGCCATGCAGCTGACCATGTTTTATTTCCTGCCCAACATGCTGCTGTCCGGGTTCATGTTCCCGTTCCAGGGCATGCCGATGTGGGCGCAGTACCTGGGCAACCTGCTGCCGCTGACGCACTTCAACCGGCTGATTCGCGGCATCCTGCTCAAAGGCAACGGCTGGTGGGACCTGTGGCCCAGCATCTGGCCGCTGATGCTGTTCACCGCGGTCGTCATGACCGCCGCCGTGAAGTTCTACCGCCGAACCCTGGATTGA
- a CDS encoding type 1 glutamine amidotransferase domain-containing protein gives MKILIVLTSHDTLGDTGRKTGFWLEEFAAPYYAFVDAGAAVTLASPKGGQPPLDPKSDDPDAQTDATRRFRQDADAQRVLANTQRLADMQAADFDAVFYPGGHGPLWDLAEDAKSVALIETMLAAGKPVSAVCHAPGVLRHAKTADGKPLVQGRQVTGFSNSEEAAVQLTDVVPFLVEDELTQLGGLYSRGPDWQPHVVCDGLLVTGQNPASSVAVAEALLERLKQ, from the coding sequence ATGAAAATCCTGATCGTGCTGACTTCCCATGACACGCTGGGGGACACAGGCCGCAAGACGGGCTTCTGGCTGGAAGAGTTCGCAGCGCCGTATTACGCGTTCGTTGACGCGGGTGCCGCGGTCACGCTGGCCTCGCCCAAGGGCGGTCAGCCGCCGCTGGATCCCAAGAGCGACGACCCCGATGCGCAGACGGACGCCACGCGCCGTTTTCGCCAGGACGCCGACGCGCAGCGCGTCTTGGCCAACACGCAGCGGCTGGCCGACATGCAGGCGGCGGACTTCGACGCGGTGTTCTATCCCGGCGGCCATGGTCCCTTGTGGGATCTGGCGGAAGACGCCAAGTCGGTTGCGCTGATCGAAACCATGCTGGCCGCCGGCAAGCCGGTGTCGGCGGTTTGCCACGCGCCGGGCGTGTTGCGTCACGCCAAGACGGCGGATGGCAAGCCCTTGGTGCAAGGGCGGCAGGTAACGGGCTTTTCCAACAGTGAAGAGGCAGCGGTGCAGTTGACCGACGTGGTGCCGTTCCTGGTGGAAGACGAACTGACGCAGTTGGGCGGCTTGTACAGCCGTGGGCCAGATTGGCAGCCGCATGTGGTGTGCGACGGCTTGTTGGTCACGGGACAGAACCCGGCGTCGTCGGTGGCGGTGGCAGAAGCGCTGCTTGAGCGTTTGAAGCAATGA
- a CDS encoding ABC transporter ATP-binding protein produces MNAPATPDAQDGAPAPGKAVIDVRGLNKRFGDKHVVNDVSLRVQEGEIFGFLGPNGSGKTTCIRLMCGLLTPDSGSGTCLGYDIVQDSAQIKRHVGYMTQKFSYWDDLTIRENLDFVARMYGMPQRKQTVDRALEDLGLHTRANQLTGSLSGGWKQRMALAACLLHEPRLLLLDEPTAGVDPTARRDFWEQLHELAARGISVLVSTHYMDEAERCHKLAYISYGKLLTQGTAEQVIAEQRLSTFAIHGHNLVPLGQRLRSAPGVDQTVAFGSALHVSGRDADLLERTLREAISGQDLRLERIDTSLEDVFIYLMNRSTDNFASPP; encoded by the coding sequence ATGAACGCGCCCGCCACTCCAGATGCGCAAGACGGCGCGCCCGCCCCCGGCAAGGCTGTCATTGACGTGCGCGGCCTGAACAAGCGCTTTGGCGACAAGCATGTGGTGAACGACGTATCGCTGCGTGTTCAAGAAGGCGAGATCTTCGGCTTTCTTGGCCCCAACGGCAGCGGCAAGACCACCTGCATCCGCTTGATGTGCGGCCTGCTGACGCCGGATTCCGGCAGCGGCACCTGCCTGGGCTACGACATCGTTCAAGACAGCGCCCAGATCAAGCGCCATGTGGGCTACATGACGCAGAAGTTCTCGTACTGGGATGACCTGACCATCCGCGAAAACCTGGACTTTGTGGCGCGCATGTATGGCATGCCGCAACGCAAGCAGACCGTGGACCGCGCGCTGGAAGACCTGGGGCTGCATACCCGCGCCAACCAGTTGACGGGGTCGCTGTCGGGCGGCTGGAAGCAGCGGATGGCGCTGGCCGCCTGCCTGCTGCACGAACCGCGCCTGCTGCTGCTGGACGAACCCACGGCGGGCGTGGACCCGACCGCGCGGCGCGACTTCTGGGAACAACTGCATGAGCTGGCCGCGCGCGGCATCTCGGTGCTGGTCAGCACGCACTACATGGACGAAGCCGAACGCTGCCACAAGCTGGCGTACATCTCGTACGGCAAGCTGCTGACGCAAGGCACGGCCGAACAGGTGATTGCCGAACAGCGTTTGTCCACCTTTGCCATTCACGGCCACAACCTGGTGCCGCTGGGCCAGCGCCTGCGCAGCGCGCCGGGCGTGGACCAGACCGTGGCGTTCGGGTCGGCGCTGCATGTCAGCGGCCGGGACGCGGATCTGCTGGAGCGCACCTTGCGCGAGGCCATAAGCGGCCAGGACCTGCGCCTGGAACGCATCGACACCAGCCTGGAAGACGTGTTCATCTACCTGATGAACCGGTCCACCGACAACTTCGCGAGCCCCCCATGA